From Myxococcales bacterium, the proteins below share one genomic window:
- a CDS encoding putative toxin-antitoxin system toxin component, PIN family — protein MTERLRVVVDTNVLVSALWSPGSVPARALLHLLAHTTLVVDERIVAEYRKTLEKPKLRRISVEAREALLTRLEAEALHLGATAVYPGALTDPDDRAFVEVALAGRCTMLVTGNLRDFPSTLGFEVVPPAHVLGAFEAH, from the coding sequence TTGACCGAGCGGCTCCGCGTGGTCGTCGACACGAACGTGCTCGTGTCGGCGCTGTGGAGCCCCGGGTCCGTGCCCGCGCGCGCGCTCCTGCACCTCCTCGCGCACACGACGCTCGTGGTCGACGAACGCATCGTCGCCGAGTACCGAAAGACCCTCGAAAAACCGAAGCTCCGGCGCATCTCGGTCGAGGCACGCGAGGCGCTGCTCACGAGGCTCGAGGCCGAAGCGCTCCACCTCGGCGCGACCGCGGTCTACCCCGGCGCGCTCACGGATCCCGACGATCGCGCCTTCGTCGAGGTGGCCCTCGCCGGGCGATGCACGATGCTGGTCACCGGCAACCTACGCGACTTCCCGAGCACGCTCGGCTTCGAGGTGGTGCCCCCGGCCCACGTGCTCGGCGCGTTCGAGGCTCACTGA
- a CDS encoding ester cyclase produces MRVNARVSSIAALLAATFVLGTVGCGEDLPPPQPPPPPPVSAPPPPPPPPEPPPPPPAPKKTLAELQAASGQTMAEGFAAADAKKVAALYAENAVMKMAGAPDTTGRAAIEKSMTEFFATFGKLKMGASRVVTKGDVVVTEWVMNATHTGEFMGIKATEKPVGWVGISVDWYTEDGAIKESHVYWNPSVIGPQVGASKEKNRGVPALPAKADVVAAGTKEDEEANVAAVEKLNRSLESKDEKAYGAFFTDDITWDDVTMPEPSKGKPAVLKYFKALSTGFPDAKMATTHAWGHGNVVVEEGTYAGTNTGTLFGDKPTKKAVTIHEVTVYELTKDHKVAKAVTYGNDLEMRMQLKPPAPAKPAAPAKPAAPAKPAAPAKPAAPAKPAPKK; encoded by the coding sequence ATGCGTGTGAATGCTCGTGTCTCGTCCATCGCCGCGTTGCTCGCGGCCACGTTCGTTCTCGGTACCGTCGGTTGCGGGGAGGATCTGCCGCCGCCTCAGCCGCCGCCGCCCCCGCCCGTGTCGGCGCCGCCCCCGCCGCCCCCGCCGCCGGAGCCCCCGCCGCCCCCGCCCGCGCCCAAGAAGACGCTCGCCGAGCTCCAGGCCGCCTCGGGCCAGACGATGGCCGAGGGCTTCGCTGCAGCCGACGCGAAGAAGGTCGCCGCGCTCTACGCGGAGAACGCCGTCATGAAGATGGCCGGCGCCCCCGACACGACGGGTCGCGCGGCGATCGAGAAGTCGATGACCGAGTTCTTCGCCACGTTCGGCAAGCTCAAGATGGGCGCCTCGCGTGTCGTCACGAAGGGCGACGTCGTCGTCACCGAGTGGGTCATGAACGCGACGCACACAGGCGAGTTCATGGGCATCAAGGCCACCGAGAAGCCCGTCGGTTGGGTCGGCATCAGCGTCGACTGGTACACCGAGGACGGCGCCATCAAGGAGAGCCACGTCTACTGGAACCCGTCCGTCATCGGTCCGCAGGTCGGCGCCTCGAAAGAGAAGAACCGCGGCGTCCCGGCGCTCCCCGCCAAGGCCGACGTGGTCGCCGCGGGCACCAAAGAAGACGAAGAGGCGAACGTCGCCGCCGTCGAGAAGCTGAACCGGTCGCTCGAGTCGAAGGACGAGAAGGCCTACGGCGCGTTCTTCACCGACGACATCACCTGGGACGACGTGACCATGCCCGAGCCGTCGAAGGGCAAGCCCGCGGTCCTCAAGTACTTCAAGGCGCTCTCGACCGGCTTCCCCGACGCAAAGATGGCCACGACGCACGCGTGGGGCCACGGCAACGTCGTCGTCGAAGAGGGCACCTACGCCGGCACCAACACCGGCACCCTCTTCGGAGACAAGCCCACGAAGAAGGCCGTCACCATCCACGAGGTCACCGTCTACGAGCTGACGAAGGACCACAAGGTCGCGAAGGCCGTCACGTACGGCAACGACCTCGAGATGCGCATGCAGCTGAAGCCCCCGGCTCCCGCGAAGCCCGCCGCCCCCGCGAAGCCCGCCGCTCCCGCGAAGCCCGCCGCTCCCGCGAAGCCCGCCGCTCCCGCGAAGCCCGCGCCCAAGAAGTGA
- a CDS encoding guanylyltransferase — MSFESLDRRMRIFETAHDHAVLPGLHMVARIDGRSFSQLTRRDLGLTEPYDLGLRDAMVATLLYLSESTGFSVLYGYTQSDELNLLFRRDEALFGRKLRKLLSVLAGEASAKFSLELGRIGAFDARISMLPTADDVVDYFLWRQEDAHRNCLNGHAYWLLRGEGLSDDEATKRLRGVSVSGRNELLFSRGRNFADLPAWQRRGSAVRLRDVVREGTDPRTGAKVETVRREHFVDHELPMKDAYAALVRGIVERQ; from the coding sequence ATGAGCTTCGAGTCCCTCGACCGCCGCATGCGGATCTTCGAGACCGCGCACGATCACGCCGTGCTCCCGGGCCTCCACATGGTGGCGCGCATCGACGGGCGATCGTTCTCGCAGCTCACCCGGAGAGACCTCGGCCTCACCGAGCCGTACGACCTCGGGCTCCGCGACGCGATGGTGGCGACCTTGTTGTATCTGTCCGAGAGCACGGGTTTTTCCGTGCTCTACGGGTACACCCAGAGCGACGAGCTCAACCTCCTCTTTCGGCGCGACGAGGCCCTCTTCGGGCGCAAGCTGCGCAAGCTCCTCAGCGTGCTCGCGGGCGAGGCGAGCGCCAAGTTCTCGCTCGAGCTCGGTCGGATCGGGGCCTTCGACGCGCGCATCTCGATGCTGCCCACGGCGGACGACGTGGTCGACTATTTTCTCTGGCGCCAAGAGGACGCCCATCGAAACTGCCTGAACGGGCACGCGTACTGGCTCCTCCGCGGCGAGGGCCTCTCGGACGACGAGGCCACGAAGCGCCTCCGCGGCGTGAGCGTGTCGGGCCGGAACGAGCTCCTCTTCTCGCGCGGCCGAAACTTCGCCGACCTCCCGGCGTGGCAGCGCCGAGGCTCGGCCGTGCGCCTCCGCGACGTCGTGCGCGAGGGGACGGATCCCCGCACCGGCGCGAAGGTCGAGACCGTGCGCCGCGAGCACTTCGTCGATCACGAGCTGCCCATGAAAGACGCCTACGCCGCCCTCGTCCGCGGCATCGTCGAACGTCAGTGA
- the murA gene encoding UDP-N-acetylglucosamine 1-carboxyvinyltransferase — protein MDAIRVRGSQKPLVGRVRVSGAKNAALPILCATLLSDGASKLRNVPKLRDIDTTAALLRFMGRGVTVESPEVNVTAGSDVRPEAPYELVKQMRASVMVLGPLLARFGRAKVSLPGGCAIGARPIDQHLKALEAMGATIRLDRGYVIAEGPAGGRLRGAEVVFDVQTVTGTENIMMAAALAKGKTVLVNAAREPEVEELGRILNKMGAHVSGAGTDVIEIVGAEPGELHPFDHAVIPDRIEAGTYMVAAAMLEGSDVVLEGAEWDDLEALTLKMRMAGVQVTSEGRDIRVKRTGDLRPVNVTTAPHPGFPTDMQAQFMVLMCIAKGESVISETIFENRFMHVPELQRMGASIALRGNTAVVQGVSRLYGASVMATDLRASASLVVAGLVAEDETEVRRVYHLDRGYEHLEQKLGALGADVQRVKGAEG, from the coding sequence ATGGACGCGATTCGAGTGCGTGGGAGCCAGAAGCCGCTCGTCGGCCGGGTGCGGGTGAGCGGCGCGAAGAACGCGGCCCTGCCCATCCTCTGCGCGACGCTCCTGTCCGATGGCGCGAGCAAGCTCCGGAACGTCCCGAAGCTCCGTGACATCGACACGACGGCGGCGCTGCTCCGGTTCATGGGGCGCGGCGTCACGGTCGAGTCGCCCGAGGTCAACGTCACCGCCGGGAGCGACGTGCGCCCCGAGGCCCCGTACGAGCTCGTGAAGCAGATGCGCGCGAGCGTCATGGTGCTCGGCCCGCTGCTCGCGCGGTTCGGGCGCGCCAAGGTCTCGCTCCCCGGCGGCTGCGCGATCGGGGCGCGGCCCATCGATCAGCACCTGAAGGCCCTCGAGGCCATGGGCGCGACCATTCGCCTCGACCGCGGCTACGTCATCGCCGAGGGCCCGGCGGGCGGGCGGCTGCGCGGCGCCGAGGTCGTGTTCGACGTGCAGACCGTCACGGGCACCGAGAACATCATGATGGCCGCGGCCCTCGCCAAGGGGAAGACCGTGCTCGTCAACGCCGCGCGCGAGCCCGAGGTCGAGGAGCTCGGCCGCATCCTCAACAAAATGGGCGCGCACGTCTCCGGGGCGGGCACCGACGTCATCGAGATCGTCGGCGCCGAGCCGGGCGAGCTCCACCCGTTCGATCACGCGGTCATCCCCGATCGCATCGAGGCCGGCACCTACATGGTCGCCGCGGCCATGCTCGAGGGCAGCGACGTGGTGCTCGAAGGCGCCGAGTGGGACGACCTCGAGGCCCTCACGCTGAAGATGCGCATGGCCGGGGTGCAGGTCACGAGCGAGGGCCGCGACATCCGCGTGAAGCGTACGGGCGACCTCCGGCCGGTCAACGTCACCACGGCGCCGCACCCCGGATTTCCCACGGACATGCAGGCGCAGTTCATGGTGCTCATGTGCATCGCCAAGGGCGAGAGCGTGATCTCGGAGACCATCTTCGAGAACCGCTTCATGCACGTGCCCGAGCTCCAGCGCATGGGCGCGAGCATCGCCCTCCGTGGCAACACGGCCGTCGTGCAGGGCGTCTCGCGTCTCTACGGCGCGAGCGTGATGGCCACGGATCTCCGCGCGAGCGCCTCCCTCGTCGTGGCCGGCCTCGTCGCCGAGGACGAGACCGAGGTGCGGCGTGTTTATCACCTCGACCGCGGCTACGAGCACCTCGAGCAGAAGCTCGGGGCTTTGGGCGCGGACGTGCAGCGGGTCAAGGGCGCGGAAGGCTGA
- a CDS encoding cyclic nucleotide-binding domain-containing protein, translated as MPILFEEIPLFRGMTSASRERLGHVLTLRDLTDGEVLLSEGTPTAELFVLAEGKMRVSRKHEDDDDPHEVAHVGEGEVLGEMSIFDGLPTTATVTAEGPCRVWVVPYTRLCPGGDLVRGDTPEARAFSRVHDELVASMVKVMAARLRAMSKADLAEAKERAALGLFVVDALVLLAGYAVLLAALPDVKPNLPGSSSYLSLPLIALFAYGGVRFIRRTGKPLSSFGLGLSNLFGSLGLFFVVTPLLLAIATGAKAIALALHAPWKGYPLFERTDVLVRLQEPHVVRLLAIYAVSCVAQEIIVRGALQSGLWLFLRGKYAHARAILVAALLFSVNHLHMSFFFAAAMFVPGVVWGIMFAKRPHVLGVTLSHLVAGAFVFFILGINLP; from the coding sequence ATGCCGATTCTTTTCGAGGAGATCCCGCTCTTTCGTGGCATGACGTCGGCGTCGCGCGAGCGGCTCGGGCACGTGCTCACGCTGCGCGACCTGACCGACGGCGAAGTGCTGCTCTCGGAGGGCACGCCCACCGCGGAGCTCTTCGTGCTCGCCGAGGGGAAGATGCGTGTATCACGCAAACACGAGGACGACGACGACCCTCACGAGGTCGCCCACGTGGGCGAAGGTGAGGTGCTCGGCGAGATGTCGATCTTCGACGGGCTCCCGACGACGGCCACGGTCACGGCCGAGGGCCCCTGCCGCGTCTGGGTGGTGCCGTACACGAGGCTCTGCCCCGGGGGCGATCTCGTGCGAGGCGACACTCCCGAGGCGCGCGCCTTCTCTCGCGTCCACGACGAGCTCGTCGCGTCGATGGTGAAGGTCATGGCCGCGCGCCTCCGCGCCATGTCCAAGGCCGATCTCGCCGAGGCGAAGGAGCGCGCCGCGCTCGGGCTCTTCGTGGTGGACGCGCTCGTCCTGCTCGCCGGGTACGCCGTGCTGCTCGCCGCCCTGCCCGACGTGAAACCGAACCTTCCCGGGTCGAGCTCGTACCTGTCTCTCCCGCTCATCGCGCTCTTTGCCTACGGCGGCGTGCGGTTCATCCGCCGCACGGGCAAGCCCCTCTCGTCCTTCGGCCTCGGCCTTTCGAACCTCTTCGGCTCCCTCGGTTTGTTCTTCGTGGTGACGCCGCTCCTCCTCGCCATCGCGACGGGCGCCAAGGCCATCGCGCTCGCGCTCCACGCGCCGTGGAAGGGGTACCCTCTCTTCGAGCGCACCGACGTGCTCGTGCGCCTCCAAGAGCCTCACGTCGTGCGCCTGCTCGCGATTTACGCCGTGTCGTGCGTCGCCCAAGAGATCATCGTGAGGGGCGCGCTCCAGAGCGGCCTCTGGCTCTTCTTGCGCGGCAAGTACGCCCACGCGAGGGCCATCTTGGTGGCCGCGCTGCTCTTCTCGGTGAACCACCTGCACATGTCGTTCTTCTTCGCGGCGGCCATGTTCGTGCCCGGCGTCGTGTGGGGCATCATGTTCGCGAAGCGTCCGCACGTGCTCGGGGTCACGCTCTCGCACCTCGTCGCGGGCGCGTTCGTGTTCTTCATCCTCGGGATAAATCTCCCGTAG
- a CDS encoding TerB family tellurite resistance protein produces the protein MELPFAISNEEAYASLSAMATCARADGELSAIEEDTLRVAAKVLGVSGDPDRLEDIPVDELARVFPEPARRERVVQAMILMALMDGDVTQAEVALARRYASELGVDEPRVANLGHVAEGRLRTLWLDLARRSFARPIFERTLREKGPMGVWKIVGPMVGLAQDPTLARKYIALGELPEGTFGRAYFRFIVENELGFPGEGIVAEEGVWHDLAHVLAGYDTTPHGEVSVVSFIAGTAREDPFFWLFSIALQFHLAIRVSPYSEGATGHFLPEVVAPALLRGLRVTKDLSRAWDPFPHFARPLSDVQAELGVPPP, from the coding sequence ATGGAGCTGCCCTTCGCGATCTCGAACGAGGAGGCATACGCGAGCCTCAGCGCGATGGCCACGTGTGCGCGCGCCGACGGTGAGCTCTCGGCGATCGAAGAGGACACGCTGCGGGTCGCGGCGAAGGTGCTCGGCGTGAGCGGCGATCCCGACCGCCTCGAGGACATCCCGGTCGACGAGCTCGCGCGTGTGTTCCCCGAGCCCGCGCGCCGCGAGCGCGTGGTGCAGGCGATGATCCTCATGGCGCTCATGGACGGAGACGTCACGCAGGCCGAGGTCGCGCTCGCGCGGAGGTACGCGTCGGAGCTCGGGGTGGACGAGCCTCGTGTCGCGAACCTGGGGCACGTGGCCGAGGGGCGCCTCCGCACGTTGTGGCTCGATCTCGCGCGGCGCTCGTTCGCGCGGCCCATCTTCGAGCGCACGCTCCGGGAGAAGGGCCCCATGGGGGTCTGGAAGATCGTCGGCCCGATGGTGGGGCTCGCGCAAGATCCCACGCTCGCGCGGAAGTACATCGCGCTCGGCGAGCTGCCCGAGGGCACGTTCGGTCGCGCCTATTTTCGCTTCATCGTCGAGAACGAGCTCGGCTTCCCGGGCGAGGGCATCGTCGCCGAGGAGGGCGTGTGGCACGACCTCGCGCACGTGCTCGCGGGCTACGACACGACGCCGCACGGCGAGGTGAGCGTCGTGTCGTTCATCGCCGGCACGGCGCGCGAAGATCCTTTTTTTTGGCTCTTCTCGATCGCGCTCCAGTTTCACCTCGCGATCCGCGTCTCGCCGTACTCCGAGGGCGCGACGGGGCACTTTCTCCCCGAGGTCGTGGCCCCGGCGCTGCTTCGTGGGCTCCGCGTGACGAAGGATCTCTCGCGCGCGTGGGACCCGTTCCCCCACTTTGCGCGCCCGCTGAGCGACGTCCAGGCCGAGCTCGGCGTTCCGCCTCCTTGA
- a CDS encoding GMC family oxidoreductase, translating to MMAESFDVDFLVVGSGFGGSVSALRLAEKGYSVHVLERGARFAPKDFPKTNWNLQKSLWIPAAKCFGILRLSFLSDVFVLSGAGVGGGSLVYANTLYIPPDAFFEAPQWAGMKDWKAALLPHYRMAQYMLGVTQNTFEGEPDVLLKSIAKKMNREATYVRTPVAVYFGDGDTKPKDPYFDGAGPARTPCTLCGGCMVGCRHGAKNTLDKNYLYFAEKLGAVVEPMRTVVDVRALPGGGYAVTHEESGAWFAKKRKVTRAKNVVLSAGVLGTVKLLMECKERGSLPNVSERLGQAVRTNSEAILGVTTEDRSVSYSKGIAITTSFHPDEHTHVEVVRYSEGSDALAPLATLLTDGGPGLPRPLKYLKNVLTQPLTFLRSLWPFGKAKRGIFLLVMQTLDNSISLTMKRKWTRLFRRAFDTDRGTGAPNPTYIPLGNEVARVFAGSLKGGIAYSSIPEVLFDVPTTAHILGGAPIGPSPDVAVIDEKNEVFGHPGLFVCDGSMIPANLGVNPSLTITAISEHAMSQVPVKEGCELRPGIDPAWTAKRIAAVEERAKLLGSPSLQEHDAAE from the coding sequence GTGATGGCAGAGAGCTTCGACGTCGACTTCCTCGTCGTGGGGTCCGGGTTCGGTGGGAGCGTGTCGGCGCTCCGCCTCGCCGAAAAGGGCTACTCGGTGCACGTGCTCGAGCGCGGCGCCCGCTTCGCCCCGAAAGACTTCCCCAAGACGAACTGGAACCTCCAGAAATCGTTGTGGATTCCGGCGGCGAAGTGCTTCGGTATCTTGCGCCTGTCCTTCTTGAGCGACGTGTTCGTGCTCTCGGGCGCGGGGGTCGGCGGTGGCTCGCTCGTGTACGCGAACACGCTCTACATCCCGCCCGACGCCTTCTTCGAGGCTCCCCAGTGGGCCGGCATGAAAGACTGGAAGGCCGCGCTCCTCCCGCACTACCGCATGGCGCAGTACATGCTGGGTGTCACCCAGAACACCTTCGAGGGGGAGCCCGACGTGCTCCTCAAGAGCATCGCCAAGAAGATGAACCGCGAGGCCACGTACGTGCGCACGCCCGTGGCCGTCTACTTCGGCGACGGCGACACGAAGCCCAAAGATCCGTACTTCGACGGCGCGGGCCCCGCGCGTACGCCCTGCACGCTCTGCGGCGGGTGCATGGTCGGGTGCCGCCACGGGGCGAAGAACACCCTCGACAAAAACTACCTGTACTTTGCAGAGAAGCTCGGCGCCGTCGTCGAGCCGATGCGCACCGTGGTCGACGTGCGCGCGCTCCCGGGCGGTGGCTACGCCGTCACCCACGAGGAGAGCGGCGCGTGGTTCGCGAAGAAGCGCAAGGTCACCCGCGCGAAGAACGTGGTGCTCTCGGCGGGCGTGCTCGGCACGGTGAAGCTCCTCATGGAATGCAAGGAGCGCGGCTCGCTCCCGAACGTGTCGGAGCGGCTCGGCCAGGCCGTTCGCACGAACAGCGAGGCGATCTTGGGCGTCACCACCGAGGATCGCTCGGTGTCGTACTCGAAGGGCATCGCCATCACCACGTCGTTCCACCCCGACGAGCACACCCACGTCGAGGTCGTGCGCTACAGCGAAGGCTCCGACGCCCTCGCGCCCCTCGCCACGCTCCTCACCGACGGCGGCCCCGGCCTGCCTCGTCCGCTGAAGTACCTGAAGAACGTGCTCACCCAGCCCCTCACGTTCCTTCGATCGCTCTGGCCGTTCGGCAAGGCGAAGCGCGGCATTTTCCTCCTCGTCATGCAGACGCTCGACAACTCGATCTCGCTCACCATGAAACGAAAATGGACGCGCCTCTTTCGCCGCGCGTTCGACACCGACCGCGGTACGGGCGCCCCGAACCCGACGTACATCCCCCTCGGCAACGAGGTCGCGCGTGTGTTCGCGGGGAGCCTCAAGGGCGGCATCGCGTACTCGTCCATCCCCGAGGTGCTCTTCGACGTGCCCACGACGGCGCACATCCTCGGCGGCGCGCCCATCGGCCCCTCGCCCGACGTGGCCGTGATCGACGAGAAGAACGAGGTCTTCGGGCACCCCGGCCTCTTCGTCTGCGACGGCTCCATGATCCCGGCGAACCTCGGCGTGAACCCGAGCCTCACGATCACGGCCATCTCCGAGCACGCGATGAGCCAGGTGCCGGTGAAAGAGGGCTGCGAGCTCCGCCCGGGCATCGACCCTGCGTGGACCGCGAAGCGCATCGCGGCCGTCGAGGAGCGCGCGAAGCTTCTCGGCTCGCCGAGCCTGCAAGAGCACGACGCGGCCGAGTAG
- a CDS encoding oligosaccharide flippase family protein, producing MSESPRVESVEKPADGAEVRRAGRGGMFVLAAKVFFQLVGLVQQALLPRAIGLAGYGGFSRVFAPSSVVSNVIVFGFTQGVSRTVAGAGEKDREAFRAAYRVHLVTGIVVAAGFLAASPAIAWFQHAPYILVPLMVMAALVAVYGAYAPLVGYLNGKGEFAKQATLDMTAATLRTAGLVGLGYLFRAKWENGVLGSAIGAVLAGVAVMLLALRWTGTGTAPTADDPRVPKAKPYLLGLVPVMLAQLFTSALMQADISVLGHYLSKGAAAVITDGPEKVADEWVGVYRACQLFAFLPYQLLFSVTQILFPMLAKAHTEGDREAVRRLVSRGSRLGSIVLGLFASVVITLPPSLLAFVYGKDVAARGADALRVLALGQTAFAMLGLATTVLVSLGRERKAMALTATALTLTLAATALATGGAAFGGAQLVAAATAASVSLGTTVVFGAWLVHREAKAFVPGKTALRVFGALAALAVAGRFVPPLGKGLTVVAAVAVAFVYLGALTLTGELGRDDLAVLKGVLGRGKKA from the coding sequence ATGTCGGAGAGCCCCCGGGTCGAGAGCGTCGAGAAGCCGGCCGATGGCGCCGAGGTGCGGCGCGCCGGCCGCGGGGGCATGTTCGTGCTCGCCGCGAAGGTGTTCTTCCAGCTCGTGGGGCTCGTGCAGCAGGCGCTCCTCCCGCGGGCCATCGGGCTCGCCGGCTACGGGGGTTTCTCTCGCGTGTTCGCGCCGTCGAGCGTGGTCTCGAACGTGATCGTGTTCGGGTTCACGCAAGGGGTGAGCCGCACCGTGGCAGGCGCGGGCGAGAAGGACCGCGAGGCGTTCCGTGCGGCGTACCGCGTCCACCTCGTCACGGGGATCGTCGTGGCCGCGGGGTTTCTCGCGGCCTCGCCCGCGATCGCGTGGTTCCAGCACGCGCCGTACATCTTGGTGCCGCTCATGGTGATGGCGGCGCTGGTCGCCGTGTACGGGGCGTACGCGCCGCTCGTGGGCTACTTGAACGGCAAGGGCGAGTTCGCCAAACAAGCCACGCTCGACATGACCGCGGCCACGCTTCGCACGGCGGGCCTCGTGGGGCTAGGCTACCTCTTTCGCGCCAAGTGGGAGAACGGCGTGCTCGGCTCGGCCATCGGCGCCGTGCTCGCGGGCGTCGCCGTCATGTTGCTGGCGCTGCGGTGGACGGGAACGGGCACGGCTCCCACGGCCGACGATCCCCGCGTGCCGAAGGCGAAGCCTTACCTCCTCGGGCTCGTGCCGGTCATGCTGGCCCAGCTCTTCACGAGCGCCCTCATGCAGGCCGACATCTCGGTGCTCGGGCACTACCTGTCGAAGGGCGCCGCGGCGGTGATCACCGACGGGCCGGAGAAGGTGGCCGACGAGTGGGTCGGTGTCTACCGCGCATGCCAGCTCTTCGCGTTCTTGCCGTACCAGCTCCTCTTCAGCGTGACCCAGATCCTCTTCCCGATGCTCGCGAAGGCCCACACCGAGGGCGATCGCGAGGCCGTACGGCGCCTCGTGTCGCGCGGGAGCCGGCTCGGCTCGATCGTGCTCGGGCTCTTCGCGTCGGTGGTCATCACGTTGCCTCCGTCGCTGCTCGCGTTCGTCTACGGAAAGGACGTCGCGGCTCGGGGCGCCGACGCGCTCCGCGTGCTCGCGCTCGGTCAAACGGCGTTCGCCATGTTGGGCCTCGCCACGACGGTGCTCGTGAGCCTCGGCCGCGAGCGCAAGGCGATGGCCCTCACGGCGACGGCGCTCACGCTCACGCTCGCGGCCACGGCGCTCGCCACGGGCGGCGCGGCGTTCGGAGGCGCGCAGCTCGTCGCGGCGGCCACGGCGGCGTCGGTCTCGCTCGGGACGACCGTGGTGTTCGGAGCGTGGCTCGTGCACCGCGAGGCCAAAGCCTTCGTGCCGGGGAAGACCGCCCTGCGGGTGTTCGGTGCCCTCGCCGCGCTCGCCGTCGCCGGGCGCTTCGTGCCGCCTCTCGGCAAGGGGCTCACGGTGGTCGCCGCCGTGGCGGTCGCGTTCGTCTACCTCGGCGCGCTCACCCTCACGGGGGAGCTCGGGCGCGACGATCTCGCCGTGCTGAAGGGCGTGCTAGGCCGCGGCAAGAAGGCCTGA
- a CDS encoding GMC family oxidoreductase: MTHAGEPQPRGRHVSYRSKDDLDLDAEVDFVVVGSGAGGATAAVTLARGGASVALVEAGAWRDPEHYPHSVYGSMRDLMDDWGAQVTMGRALWPIVQARTMGGTTVINSAICVRTPEDIFDKWSKEHGISGLKRAVWAAQDRVERELSVEEVPEASLGQSNLYAIRGAQKLGFRESHVMRRYTKGCAGSGQCLQGCRERRKQSTNVTYVPEALALGALVVSSARVDRVTLEGRRATGVVGRFVHPRTRAEGTRVRIRAKKGVVMAASATWSPVLLMRSGIKSKALGQFFRAHPGTGVFGVYDDPVDMNTGATQGWASTGFRNDPGLKLETLSIPFELVASRLSGGGTELMKRLTEYRHVAMWCHAVRAESAGTVKDSFFGKPEVRYTLDQADMERFRKGMHLVAKQHVAAGAKAILPGISGVPYKLEPNQVDRLLEAPLDPRAYIAILSHLFGGCVMGSDPRTSVVDGLGRVHGYEGLVVADASVIPTNLGVNPQHTIMGLAATFAAAML; the protein is encoded by the coding sequence ATGACGCACGCCGGAGAGCCGCAACCGCGGGGGCGGCACGTCTCGTATCGCAGCAAGGACGACCTCGACCTCGACGCCGAGGTCGACTTCGTGGTCGTGGGCTCGGGCGCCGGCGGGGCCACGGCCGCGGTCACGCTTGCGAGGGGCGGAGCGAGCGTCGCCCTGGTCGAGGCCGGCGCGTGGCGCGATCCCGAGCACTACCCGCACTCGGTCTACGGCAGCATGCGCGACCTCATGGACGACTGGGGCGCGCAGGTCACCATGGGCCGCGCCCTCTGGCCCATCGTGCAGGCCCGCACCATGGGCGGCACCACCGTGATCAACAGCGCGATCTGCGTGCGCACGCCCGAGGACATCTTCGACAAGTGGTCGAAAGAACACGGGATTTCCGGCCTCAAACGCGCCGTCTGGGCCGCCCAAGACAGGGTCGAGCGCGAGCTCTCGGTCGAAGAGGTGCCCGAGGCCTCGCTCGGTCAGTCGAACCTCTACGCCATTCGCGGCGCGCAGAAGCTCGGCTTCCGCGAGTCGCACGTGATGCGCAGGTACACGAAGGGTTGTGCGGGCAGCGGCCAGTGCCTCCAGGGCTGCCGCGAGCGGCGGAAGCAGAGCACCAACGTCACCTACGTCCCTGAGGCCCTCGCGCTCGGCGCGCTCGTCGTGTCGTCGGCGCGCGTCGACAGGGTCACGCTCGAGGGCCGCAGAGCCACCGGCGTCGTGGGGCGGTTCGTGCACCCGCGCACCCGCGCCGAGGGCACCCGCGTGCGCATTCGGGCGAAAAAGGGCGTCGTCATGGCCGCGTCGGCCACGTGGTCGCCCGTGTTGCTCATGCGCTCGGGCATCAAGAGCAAGGCCCTCGGTCAGTTCTTCCGCGCGCACCCGGGCACCGGCGTCTTCGGCGTCTACGACGATCCGGTCGACATGAACACGGGCGCCACGCAGGGCTGGGCGAGCACCGGCTTCCGCAACGATCCCGGGCTCAAGCTCGAGACGCTCTCGATCCCGTTCGAGCTCGTCGCGAGCCGCCTCTCGGGCGGAGGGACCGAGCTCATGAAGCGGCTCACCGAGTACCGCCACGTGGCGATGTGGTGCCACGCCGTGCGTGCCGAGTCGGCCGGCACCGTGAAAGACAGCTTCTTCGGGAAACCCGAGGTCCGCTACACGCTCGACCAGGCCGACATGGAGCGCTTCCGAAAGGGCATGCACCTCGTCGCGAAGCAGCACGTCGCGGCGGGCGCCAAGGCCATTTTGCCTGGAATTTCCGGGGTCCCGTACAAGCTCGAGCCGAACCAGGTCGACCGCCTGCTCGAAGCACCGCTCGATCCGCGCGCCTACATCGCCATCTTGAGCCACCTCTTCGGCGGGTGTGTCATGGGCAGCGATCCGAGGACGAGCGTGGTCGACGGGCTCGGCCGCGTCCACGGCTACGAGGGCCTCGTCGTGGCCGACGCGTCGGTCATCCCCACGAACCTCGGCGTGAACCCCCAGCACACGATCATGGGCCTCGCGGCCACGTTCGCCGCGGCGATGCTTTGA